A genomic segment from Aegilops tauschii subsp. strangulata cultivar AL8/78 chromosome 1, Aet v6.0, whole genome shotgun sequence encodes:
- the LOC109741081 gene encoding uncharacterized protein — MRSGGDVKSFFRQQKAHSGAAATKPTGGVSKKAAHHHQKQAAARPTPDHGGGADAGREDAERKAREFDMDMRYGPCLGLTRAQRWQRAAALGLAPPPHALCSDDQPCIWEGRV, encoded by the exons atgAGGAGCGGCGGCGACGTCAAGTCCTTCTTCCGGCAGCAGAAGGCCCACTCCGGCGCGGCGGCCACCAAGCCCACCGGCGGCGTCTCCAAGAAGGCGGCGCaccaccaccagaagcaagcgGCGGCGCGCCCGACGCCAG ATCACGGCGGCGGCGCCGACGCGGGGAGGGAGGACGCGGAGAGGAAGGCCAGGGAGTTCGACATGGACATGCGCTACGGGCCCTGCCTCGGCCTCACCCGCGCCCAGCGCTGGCAGCGCGCCGCCGCGCtgggcctcgccccgccgccgcacgCGCTCTGCTCCGACGACCAGCCGTGCATCTGGGAGGGCCGCGTCTAG
- the LOC109741067 gene encoding uncharacterized protein isoform X3 has translation MAAPPRRNPNHGGKRKDEEPWLAAGIRPANFLPGLAIGFLLGLLLDLSSSWRPRFSLPSAPAPRGSKRAAAGSSAAPAPGEELKMVLVVRQDLKMGAGKIASQCAHAATGLYADLLASNRVLLRQWEQFGQAKIVLTCKNQQEMNRIKETAEHRGIPTFIVADAGRTQVVAGSKTVLAVGPGRKADIDSVTGKLRLLFSLRDTNLVLREFEKCGVILRHHSGPREGNWIHILYQHSYDARKALQKNGIQLCSGVIIGVKHIDPVHRQQLDDRLAGINQGGFMVSLPSKSLVLKSSTGASNQLGALPRPYDPKSSTNVIRDAGRRTTGSVAAPAKSIVTNVMDLIFGI, from the exons ATGGCTGCTCCGCCGCGGCGAAACCCCAACCACGGCGGCAAGAGGAAG GACGAGGAGCCGTGGCTCGCGGCGGGCATCCGCCCGGCCAACTTCCTCCCGGGCCTGGCCATCGGGTtcctcctcggcctcctcctcgacCTCTCCTCCTCCTGGAGGCCGAGGTTCAGCCTCCCGTCTGCCCCGGCGCCACGGGGCTCCAAGCGGGCGGCCGCCGGTTCCTCCGCCGCCCCGGCACCAGGCGAAGAGCTCAAGATG GTTTTAGTAGTGCGTCAGGATCTTAAGATGGGGGCTGGGAAAATAGCGTCTCAATGTGCCC ATGCAGCAACTGGCTTGTACGCCGATCTGTTGGCAAG CAACCGGGTTCTTTTGAGACAATGGGAGCAGTTTGGACAAGCTAAGATTGTTCTGACATGCAAGAATCAACAGGAAAT GAACAGGATAAAGGAAACTGCAGAACACCGAGGTATCCCAACTTTTATTGTTGCAGATGCAGGCCGCACACAG GTAGTGGCTGGGTCTAAGACAGTTCTTGCAGTAGGGCCAG GGAGGAAAGCAGACATAGATTCAGTTACTGGGAAATTGCGCCTACT ATTCTCGCTTAGAGATACCAACCTCGTTCTCCGAGAGTTCGAGAAATGTGGTGTTATATTGAGACATCACTCTGGCCCAAGAGAGGGTAATTGGATCCACATATTATACCAG CACTCTTACGATGCAAGGAAAGCCCTTCAAAAGAATGGTATCCAGCTATGCAGTGGCGTCATAATTGGAGTAAAGCATATTGATCCAGTGCACCGGCAGCAGCTGGATGATAGGCTCGCTGGAATTAATCAAGGAGGCTTCATGGTCTCACTGCCTTCGAAATCACTTGTCCTGAAGAGCAGCACAGGTGCATCAAACCAGTTGGGAGCCTTGCCGCGCCCGTATGATCCGAAGTCTTCCACAAACGTTATCAGAGACGCAGGGCGTCGTACAACAGGCAGCGTTGCCGCGCCAGCGAAATCTATTGTAACGAATGTGATGGACTTGATATTCGGCATCTAG
- the LOC109741067 gene encoding nuclear pore complex protein NUP35 isoform X1, translating to MASSPPPSSSRTPAAARRGGRAARQSPFFRDLASPIPSHRGGGSRFASPAAAAPPSATPPPPPLFTLDDRFAAADFSPDPTASDLLPVASSPSPRAGAGSRSPSWDRSRGKASAPGSPMDGVVEPPRKELLALPPPSSPCTPPPPTATAAAGEAPSPVTPATEAARTEPAAPASEGKADGEEWVTVFGFSLRDTNLVLREFEKCGVILRHHSGPREGNWIHILYQHSYDARKALQKNGIQLCSGVIIGVKHIDPVHRQQLDDRLAGINQGGFMVSLPSKSLVLKSSTGASNQLGALPRPYDPKSSTNVIRDAGRRTTGSVAAPAKSIVTNVMDLIFGI from the exons ATGGCCTCctccccgcccccctcctcctcccgcacccccgccgccgcgcgccgggGCGGCCGCGCGGCGCGCCAGTCGCCCTTCTTCCGGGACCTCGCCTCCCCCATCCCGTCCCACCGCGGCGGCGGCTCCCGCTTCGCCTCCCCCgcggccgccgccccgccctccgccacgccgccgccgccgcccctcttcACGCTCGACGACCGCTTCGCCGCCGCCGACTTCTCGCCCGACCCCACCGCCTCCGACCTGCTCCCCgtcgcctcctccccctccccccgcgCCGGCGCCGGCAGCCGCTCGCCCTCATGGGACCGCTCCCGCGGCAAGGCCTCCGCCCCCGGATCCCCCATGGACGGGGTCGTCGAGCCGCCCCGCAAGGAGCTGCTCGCGCTGCCCCCGCCGTCGAGCCCCTGCACTCCTCCTCCCCCGACGGCCACGGCCGCGGCCGGCGAGGCGCCGTCGCCCGTGACCCCGGCGACGGAGGCTGCTAGGACGGagccggcggctccggcgagcgaAGGGAAGGCAGATGGCGAGGAGTGGGTCACTGTATTCGG ATTCTCGCTTAGAGATACCAACCTCGTTCTCCGAGAGTTCGAGAAATGTGGTGTTATATTGAGACATCACTCTGGCCCAAGAGAGGGTAATTGGATCCACATATTATACCAG CACTCTTACGATGCAAGGAAAGCCCTTCAAAAGAATGGTATCCAGCTATGCAGTGGCGTCATAATTGGAGTAAAGCATATTGATCCAGTGCACCGGCAGCAGCTGGATGATAGGCTCGCTGGAATTAATCAAGGAGGCTTCATGGTCTCACTGCCTTCGAAATCACTTGTCCTGAAGAGCAGCACAGGTGCATCAAACCAGTTGGGAGCCTTGCCGCGCCCGTATGATCCGAAGTCTTCCACAAACGTTATCAGAGACGCAGGGCGTCGTACAACAGGCAGCGTTGCCGCGCCAGCGAAATCTATTGTAACGAATGTGATGGACTTGATATTCGGCATCTAG
- the LOC109741067 gene encoding uncharacterized protein isoform X2, with protein sequence MAAPPRRNPNHGGKRKDEEPWLAAGIRPANFLPGLAIGFLLGLLLDLSSSWRPRFSLPSAPAPRGSKRAAAGSSAAPAPGEELKMVLVVRQDLKMGAGKIASQCAHAATGLYADLLASNRVLLRQWEQFGQAKIVLTCKNQQEMNRIKETAEHRGIPTFIVADAGRTQVVAGSKTVLAVGPGRKADIDSVTGKLRLL encoded by the exons ATGGCTGCTCCGCCGCGGCGAAACCCCAACCACGGCGGCAAGAGGAAG GACGAGGAGCCGTGGCTCGCGGCGGGCATCCGCCCGGCCAACTTCCTCCCGGGCCTGGCCATCGGGTtcctcctcggcctcctcctcgacCTCTCCTCCTCCTGGAGGCCGAGGTTCAGCCTCCCGTCTGCCCCGGCGCCACGGGGCTCCAAGCGGGCGGCCGCCGGTTCCTCCGCCGCCCCGGCACCAGGCGAAGAGCTCAAGATG GTTTTAGTAGTGCGTCAGGATCTTAAGATGGGGGCTGGGAAAATAGCGTCTCAATGTGCCC ATGCAGCAACTGGCTTGTACGCCGATCTGTTGGCAAG CAACCGGGTTCTTTTGAGACAATGGGAGCAGTTTGGACAAGCTAAGATTGTTCTGACATGCAAGAATCAACAGGAAAT GAACAGGATAAAGGAAACTGCAGAACACCGAGGTATCCCAACTTTTATTGTTGCAGATGCAGGCCGCACACAG GTAGTGGCTGGGTCTAAGACAGTTCTTGCAGTAGGGCCAG GGAGGAAAGCAGACATAGATTCAGTTACTGGGAAATTGCGCCTACTGTAA